The DNA segment GAGAGCCCCAGATATCAGTTGGCTGGATCTTGTCCCCTCCTTCCAGAGGCCTGGAAGAAGGAGTTGAAAGACCTGGCTTCCCGGGTGGCCATCTTCACCAAGGAGAATAAGCTGAAGAGCAAGGAGGTGGGTGCAGAACAAAGCAGGTGTCTGAGAAGAGATGAAATGGACTCGCTCCTTTGTAACTAAATCCCTCCCACGTGGCTTCCAGCAGATCAGCACAGAGCGAGCCTTCCTGAGAGGCGCTACTGTTGGCACAGGGGAAGGGGCCCATGAATTCAACCCAAGGGAGAGGGTCCCAGTGAGGGTTCAGAGGACAGAACGTACCAGGTGGAGAAATCCAAGAAGGGCTCATAGTTTAGAAGCGGATGGGGAGAGGCGTACCTAGTGGAGGCGTACAGCATCAAGGCTCACAAGCTGGAAAATGCAGGGCATCCTTAGAGACCAGAGGGCTGAAGAACAGGGTACAAGTGGGCAGCAGTGAGGGAGAAGGTGGGAGAAGGGCTGACTTTGGACGTAGGCAAGATCAGCTTGCTTCTCATTTCTGAACTTAGTTTCGTGTCTAATCTGAGAAGGGGTGGAAAATCCCTGAAGAATTTCACACAGAACGGGGGTGGCCTCCTGGGTGCTATTTGCTGATAAACCAGTAAGGACAAGTGGGAGGCAGCTTGAAGGTGGTTGAAATTGGTCCTAGGACAGGCCCAGCTCTTTGTGGCTGAGTCTGGTCCTGCCCTCGTCTTGGGCAACAGAGTTCTCGTCCCTGCTCTGCAGCTAACTCGCTGTGACACTCAGGGCAACTCAGCTAAGctgtctgggtctcagttttcttatctttaaaatggggagaaGGATACTACCAGTCTTAACTGGAGTTCCAGGGACAGGAGGTCCTAGGCCTTGTGCCCACAGGCCTGGCTCAGGAAGGTTTCCCAGGGCAAAGAAAGGATGGCAAGCTGTGGGGGACAGTATCCTACACCAAGGCAGGATACTGTTTTCAAATCTCTGATGGGCTGGGCGGAAGGGCATGGGGAAGGCCTCCCCAGGAAGAAGTACAAGGACCACCCGAGAACCACGGGGGGGCAGCCAACATTCAATGAAATTCCAGCAGGAAGAGCAATAGCTATAATGGAAGGGCCGCCCCACTGGCAGGAGGGGTCTAGGACAGGGTCGGGCTGGCCTGGTTGATCTCCTGGGTCCctggcctcctcctcttcttttcccccttgtcccctctgctttctcctctttctccctctctgcctaGAGTCTCTGGCCGCTTTCTTCCCAGCAGAAGCAGGAGCCTCAGCGGGAGCAGGGGGCAAAGTACTCAGCAGAGACCGGGAGGCTCATCCCTGCTCCCACCCGGGCCACGGCCCACCGCCACTCCCTCCAGGGCGCACGAAACCGCCCTGCGAGCAGAGATGGAGGAGACCAGACCTTCATCCTGCAGGATCAGGAGTTGCTGGTGAGGCGCTGGGAAGGTTGGGGGCTCTGGACCCTACAGAGGCCCTAGTCTGAGGGCAGAGAACACGGTGGTACCTGCTCCCAGGCTCACAGGGATCCAACTAGGACCCTTGCAAACTGCTTTCAAGCCTGGCTTCTCCCAGGGAGCCTTGCGCCTGAGACCATAAGGCTCGAAAAGCCCAGACCTGGGAGTCAGGAGCCTGGATTCCAATCCCCAGCTGCCTCTAGCTTTCTGTGTGAGCCTTTCCCTCTCTAAGTCCTTTTCCCTCTCGGGACCTTAGTTCAATGATTTAGCCAAACTGGGAGCACGGACACGTTGTCACAAGGTCTGGTCCAGCTGTGGCACCTGATGTGTTAGTGAAGGGAGCCACGGCGGTGGAACGAGAAGCCTGGAGGTGGAGGCCCTGCCTGGCGTGTCCTCACCACGCCCAGCCTGCTGCCCCCCGCAGCCTGCAAGGCTGGTCGCAGCCACCTCCCCACACCCTGGAGCCATCTGGTCTGTGCTGCAGTGAAGCATAAAGCCCCCTCCTCCGTGTTCGAGTgtcccatgggggcctgagaggcACGCGGGAGTCGTGCTGGTGGGCGAGGCAGTGAGAGTCTCTGTTCAAAGGCGCACATGTTCTCCAGGAGAGGCCAGACCATGACAGCATCCTGACACCTTCCCTGTGAACAGTGCTTTAAAGCACGCAGTCCCCTTGGAGCCTTACGACAGACAGTTCAGGGAATAGATAGAGCAGACAGGACCCCATTCCACAGATGGGGAGGCTGAGGCCCTGCCGGGTGACAGCCCATGGCCCAGGTCCCCGGAGAGGGAGCAGCATGGCAGGGGCTAGAACGCAGTGCTTTCTCCACCGTAGGGCGGCCTCACCTTCCCTGGAAGTAGGTTCTCGGGTCctgtggggagggggcacagggcAGGTAAGTTGGATGCGGAGAATGGAGAGGGACCCCGGGCAGATGGGGGCGGGGGTCACCTCAAGGGGCGGGCACCcgggggtgagggtgggcagcCGAGCAGTCGCAGGCCTGGGGAGAGGCCCGGACCAGCTCCCGCTCTGCCAGGGATGACGCAGACCTGCTGGGCACTGACAGCGCCCCTCGGGTCCTGGGGAGACTGACCACCAAGCGCTGAGGGAACCCCACTTTCCTAGGACTCCGGGGGCTCCGCCTCCCCCCGTGGGCCCCAGCTCCACATAGGCACAGCcgccagcagcagcctggcctAGGGAGCCCCCACAGCCCTTCTAAGACAGAGCTGGATCTCTTGCCGATGATCCCTGACTGGAGGACGCCGCGGGGAAAGGGCCGCGAAGTAGCAAAGATGCCAGAGGCTGAGAAGGCGGCTGGGAGCAAAGAGCGCACAGCTCTGGGCGGAAAGGAGCCCCCGGCCGAGCAGGGCACAGAACCAGCTGACTCCGGCCCTCAGGCCGCCCACGGGGATCACCCCACCTCTTTGCTAACATCTCCAATCTCTGAACTTGGGAACTTCAGGGAGGGGAGGCCCATGGGGTCCCTGAAATCCCCACACCAAGGAGCCAAGCATTCGGGACTCGGTGCGTCTCTGAGGAACTGATGGGCCAGCTCTGACCTTGCCTTCCCAGTGAGGGACTTTGGGGTACAACCAGCCCAAGTAGGGCTCAGGGATGAGGGGTCCAAGTGTCTGATTCTGAGGCTTCGTTCTGCCACAACAGCTCTGCGAGGTGTCCTCCTCTCTCGAGGCCTCAGATGCCTCATCTGCCCGGTAGGGAGGTTAAGAATCTTCCTCCAGGGCTGCAGGCAGAGAAAGCTTTCTACAAAGTGTGAAGTCCCATGCGGAGGGGAGGCAGGGACCATCGTGGGGACCCGTCTAGCCAAGCAAGGGCTCTGGGAGACCACTTCGCGGGGGAGGCAGCTGTGCAGCCCGCTACAACATGCCGTCCGGCCACGCTGACCCACGCCTGTCCTCCTGCCCACAGATCCTGGAGCTGCTTTCGCAAATCCTGCAAACAGACTCCTTGAATGCTATCCAGTTCTGGCTACTCTACGCGCCCCCCAAGGGTGAGGACACAGTCCCGGGCCCAGAACCTCGCCTGAGTGGAGACCGCTGAGGGCTGTGTCCGCTGTTTCTGCAGGACTCAGATGTCACTcggctcccaccccagggccttacACGGGGGCCTCTCCTCCTTTTTGGAGCCCCAAACTAATCTCTTCCAGCTAGACAACGTCACTGCTCCCTCCTCCACATTCCTCAGCAGGGTTTCCACAACCCTGCTCCTTAGCGGGGACCCCCTCCTCCACACTGACCGCAGGCCTCGGCCCCTGGGAGGGAGACATTCAAAGACCATACGTAGCAGACACAGCCTTTAATCCACCACTGTGGGAAACGCACATGCACAGAGGTGCAAATGCTCGTACATAAgagcacacacacatgtgcacgtgAACACGTAAATGGATGTACACATACTCACTGAGGAGGTAGGTGGAGGGGGTATCTAAGTGGGAGGGTGAGGAGTGATGAGAGCCAGAGAGCCGATTGGATGggagagtggaggaggaggagggggaggagggcgggTCCCCAGCAGGCTTCCCAGGGGGCCAGGGGGTGTGGTGGCAGGTGGACCAAGAACCAGGTACACTCGAGAGAGGTGTGGAAGGCCAAGGCACGCTGCACACACAGGGGCCAGAGAAGTGTGGCCTTCCCCACGGGCCCCCGAGGACAGAACGTGAGATGGTTAGAGAGAGCCGTCTGGGCCCATTGGGCAGAAGAGCTGGAGGCCCCGCTCCCTGCCTGTCCCACCAAGCGGCAGGATGGGGGCCGAGGTCTTGCCCCTGAGGATTCTCCCCCGTCTGTGCTTACAGAGAAAGACATGGCACTAGGCCTCCTGCAGACAGCAGTGGCTcagctccttccccagcccctagTCTCCATCCCAGCAGAAAAACTCCTGAACCAGCTCCAGGAAATTCAAGAACCACTTCAAGAGAGGCAACAGCTACCCTACAGGTGGGCTTCGCACCCCTCAGCTGCCCCTCTCCTCCCTAACATTCAGCCACCTGTCCTCCCAGGTGAGGCCAGTGGAGGCCAGAGGAGGGAGCCCAGTGCTGGCCAGAGCCTGGGCTGCCTAAGCCTGTCCTGGAGGAAGAGGCCCATGCTCTCCCCCAGACCCCCCCAGTCCTACCTATGCGGCTTGAAAGCTTACTCTGCCAGACCAGACTCCAGGGGCCAGCTGTGGGGATGCTAAGGGGGTGACCTGTGTCAGTTGTCGCAAGACAGGGCTGGGTAAGCCACATCTAGCTCTCCAGGAGCTCTTGGTCTTTGGGAGGACACAAGCAGAGAAGGAACAGTGACATAAGGCAGGCAGAAGTACCTTTAAGTATTAAGTCCGGTATTAAGTCCTCTGGATGGCTGGAGAGAAGGATTAATGATGAGCTGGGGAAAGGGAAGATGAGGGAAGTCCACACACAGCAGGGGAGTGGGGCCTGAGTGTCAGCCATGGGACCAGCAATCCTGAGTGCCCACTATGTTTGCCTGACACCGCTGGGTGTTTAACACATTTCTAGTCCATACAGCCGCCCACGGAGGCagtattacctccattttacagatgagaaaactgaggctcaggaacaGTTGAATGACAGCCCAAAATCACGCAGCTGGGCAGCAGAAAAGCTGGGGTTCAAACTTAGGCTTATCTGACTTCCAAGCCCAGCAGCGCTCAGATTCACCAGGGAGCTTATTGAAAAGGCAGATGCCTAGAGATTGTCACTCAGTAGGATGGGGGTGTGTATTTCCAACAGCACTAAGTATGTCTGAAAGTGCCTGGGGACACTGCTGGGATGGATAGGATTTGAACAAGCAAATGAGAGGGTGGGGAAAGTCAGGAGTGGAAGTCAGAAATGGGAAGCGTTAGGGAATGTTAAATCTGGGAGTGGCTGGAGCGCGGGTGGGCGGATTGGTGAGAAGGGGGCGGCCTGCTGTGCTGGCTTGGATGTGCTGAAGGTGTGGGTGCTTGCTCTGGCCCTGGACTcggttttcttttccactttgagACCaggggtggcacagtggtaaggCAGCTTcactgtgaccttaggcaagccaCCTGCCATCTGTGAGCCTCTGTTTCACCTTCTCAAAACCCCCACTCCCGGAATCATAGGGAGGAAAAATTACATCGGGTGCATCAAAAGGCTTGCTGAGTGCAAAGCCAATACAAGATATGAATGTTATCCATGCTCATCAGTATTTCATTAGGGAAGCAGGGTTTCTGTCTTCTCCACTCACACAGGAAGGCTTCCCGTCTGCAGGGAAGCAGCAGGCCAAGGGAGGGCAGGTGCAGTGGCCTCCCTACAGCTCCCTACAGAAGGGCCTCGGTTCCCTGTGGCCACAGCGGGCGATGGAGTCACAGTTGTTGGGGTCCTGCTTGGGGTGGGGCCATCCCTGGACAGACACCTGCTGGCTCTCAGGAGGGGTGGCTCTTGCCTCTCCCTGGGGcaccttccccacctccctgcccaccctgccaCTCGGCTGGCTGCACGACTCCAGCCTGACCTTCTCAGCCTCTCCTTGTGTTGGTTTTAGCCAATCCCTGAAGAAGACGAAGACACCACCTCTATCAAAAAGCGAAAAACCAGGTAAGGGTCCACATAGCAGGTCACTGGGGGCTCACAGAGGCCCACCATGGCTAGATTCCTCAGGGGATACAAGGACCCCCTGGAGATGGGGCCCTGCCCAAAGAAGCGGCtcatttcatccatccatccatccatccactcattcgTTCAGCAGATCCTTAATTAGTACCTAAGCGCTAGCTTCTGGGGTCACTGGGGGAGAATTCAGAGACGAGTTCCTGCTGCCGTGGAGCTTCATCCTAGGGAGAGGAGTGCAGACCACAAAGACACCTGAGGCAGATGGGTGCCCTAAGGAAAATGACAGGGCGATGGCAGAATCAGGAGGAcaggcagggtggggagagggccccTTGAGCCGAAAGGCAGGAAGGATCCAGCCCTCTCTGGGTCAAGGGAGAGCCTGCGAGCAGGGCTTCCACCTGCCAGCTGTGTTGGTGAAAGGGCAGGCAGGCCAGGGTGGCCGGAGCCTTGTGGGTTGGGGACGGTGGTAAGAAATGAGATCGGTGGGCAGAGCCGGCCTGTGGGAAAGGCCAGGCATGTGGTCTCATAAAGAGAGCGTGGGGTTCACTGGAGGGTTATCAGCAGGGTGTGGTGGgacccctctggctgctgtgtagagaatggactgtgGGGTTCCAGAGGGGATGAGGGAGACCAGGGAGGAAGGGGTACCTTAGACcagaggcggggggaggggaaggaaggttggaggggagaggagaggacaggTATTCTCGATGTACACTGTTCTGCCCCACTAGACTGTAAAGGGTCCTGTGTGCCGGGCAGCGTGTCTGACACAGAGTAGGTACTGCTCAGACATCTGTGACCTGGATGTAGAAGAGGGTggtgaggctgggggaagggagtcaACCCCTCCCAGGTTGCCAGGAGAGCCCGAGCGGAAGCCTGGCCTGACCCAGGCACGCACACATCCACCAGGGCCTGGCGGGGAGAAGGGGTCTCCCCAGATCTCCTGGGCAGCTCCCAGGTAGGGTCCTGGCCCCTCACGCTCTCCTGCCTGCTGTGTTCCCGTCCCCCTCCCAGAGAACATCGGGAAATCACAAGTTCTTCGTGTGCACTCCAGCCAGAACCCAGAAGAGAAGGCGGCAAAGCCAAAGGCAGAGGGCTGAGGAGTTCGCACCACTTTGCCCACCTTGCTCAAGAAGAGCCCCTGAGTTCAAAGATTCGGCCCGCACCTCCTCAACAGCAATACCGGTTTTCCTATCACGTGGAGCCTATTAAAATACTGTCTTCCCCTTAAGAGGACAGTTCCGCTCTCCTACCAGGAGGTCTGTGCTTGGGTAGTTTGCTCCAGGAGGGGGAATGAGCTGTACCAAACCATCCCGACTCCGTTGGAGAAAGCCTCCccgtgtggggcttccctggttctGTTAGGTTCCAGAGAACTGAAGGGCAGGTCGTAGCTGGGGCTCTTCTCATCCTTGAGCCAAGTCTCACAGGGTTCTGGGCAGATTAGAGCAGAGGTTGGGAACTCGCCACTTTACAATACCGATCCGTACCAATTATTGAGTTCCTACCAGGCACTGAGGCAGGACTTAGGTACTAGCTAATTCACATAGAACACTATGTGAATTGCTGTACGTGTTTTATATATGGTACTATGTTTGATGTTCCCCAAAGCTCTATGAGGTAGAGAatcactcccattttatagatgaataaactgagtgaggctcagaaaggtgaatgagcttgtccaaggccacacggTAAGTGACAACCAGGATCCAAACGCAACATGTCTGGATCTAGAATCCCTGCTCCTATCTGCTGCACTCTGCTGCCTCGCGAACAGCAAGCCTCACCGCAAGTTGTGGTTACATTCCTGAAGAGCATATGGTTAGGAAAATGGTGCTTGGCAAGATCAAG comes from the Balaenoptera ricei isolate mBalRic1 chromosome 16, mBalRic1.hap2, whole genome shotgun sequence genome and includes:
- the TBATA gene encoding protein TBATA, encoding MATEVRTQLAEHPLTSPRAKPKREKKSGCRPRSHVDGGPQKELMIPGIVDFNLIREALRTSKPQTPGAHRFGHLSHHSFFSRHHPHPQHVTHIQDLTGKPVCVVRDEFSLAASPQPTLLPRSLIGMPTISVPIGDPQSNRDPWLSSEAWKKELKDLASRVAIFTKENKLKSKEKQEPQREQGAKYSAETGRLIPAPTRATAHRHSLQGARNRPASRDGGDQTFILQDQELLILELLSQILQTDSLNAIQFWLLYAPPKEKDMALGLLQTAVAQLLPQPLVSIPAEKLLNQLQEIQEPLQERQQLPYSQSLKKTKTPPLSKSEKPDCKGSCVPGSVSDTEEHREITSSSCALQPEPRREGGKAKGRGLRSSHHFAHLAQEEPLSSKIRPAPPQQQYRFSYHVEPIKILSSP